From Tripterygium wilfordii isolate XIE 37 chromosome 13, ASM1340144v1, whole genome shotgun sequence, the proteins below share one genomic window:
- the LOC120012110 gene encoding transcription elongation factor TFIIS-like, whose protein sequence is MEREVVDLFEAAKKAAASAAVDGLSTNGPEVMRCVDALKQLKAFPITYDILVSTQVGKQLRPLTKHPKQKIKSVASGLLELWKKIVIDETARNKKNGSIDNNSSSKTDSGSTGAVKVDKVQKTSTVKVEKLSTNEAVKVERIGKDDSPRHRIVSKAETIKVEKNTANGNVVMDKKMDHEKTVKVEKIPKEENQASSGKAPPKLSSLIKCNDALRDKVRELLVEALSKVSSEADDYMRDEINACDPIRVAVSVESAMFEKLGRSNGSQKFKYRSIMFNIKDPNNPDLRRKVLLGHVKPERLISMTPDEMASDQRKRENDQIKEKALFECQLAGQPKATTDQFKCARCGQRKCTYYQMQTRSADEPMTTYVTCVNCNNHWKFC, encoded by the exons ATGGAGAGAGAGGTGGTCGACCTTTTCGAGGCAGCCAAGAAAGCGGCGGCATCCGCGGCAGTCGATGGCTTGTCGACTAACGGGCCGGAGGTGATGCGATGTGTTGATGCGTTGAAACAGCTGAAGGCGTTCCCCATCACATATGATATTCTTGTGTCCACACAG GTTGGAAAGCAGCTTCGACCTCTAACCAAGCATCCCAAGCAAAAGATCAAAAGTGTAGCTTCGGGATTGCTTGAGCTGTGGaaaaaaatagtcattgatGAGACAGCCAGAAATAAGAAAAATGGAAGCATTGATAATAATTCTTCCAGCAAAACTGACAGTGGAAGCACTGGTGCTGTAAAAGTTGATAAGGTTCAGAAAACCAGTACGGTTAAGGTTGAAAAGTTGTCAACCAATGAAGCTGTGAAAGTTGAGAGGATAGGCAAGGATGATTCACCAAGACATCGGATTGTCTCAAAGGCAGAAACCATCAAAGTTGAGAAGAACACTGCTAATGGGAATGTTGTCATGGATAAGAAGATGGACCATGAAAAGACAGTTAAGGTCGAAAAGATTCCAAAGGAGGAGAACCAAGCTTCCAGTGGGAAAGCTCCCCCAAAGCTGTCATCGTTGATCAAATGTAATGATGCTTTGCGCGATAAAGTTCGAGAACTTCTTGTTGAGGCCTTATCCAAAGTTTCCAGTGAAGCTGATGATTACATGAGGGATGAAATAAATGCATGTGATCCAATTCGAGTTGCTGTCTCTGTAGAATCTGCTATGTTTGAGAAGCTGGGTCGATCGAATGGGTCTCAGAAATTCAAGTACAGATCTATAATGTTCAACATCAAGGATCCAAACAACCCAGATTTGAGGAGAAAAGTGCTTCTTGGGCATGTCAAGCCGGAGAGGTTGATCTCCATGACCCCAGATGAGATGGCAAGTGATCAGAGGAAGCGTGAGAATGACCAAATCAAGGAGAAAGCTTTGTTCGAATGTCAGCTTGCCGGCCAACCAAAGGCAACAACAGACCAATTTAAATGTGCTCGTTGTGGTCAGCGCAAGTGCACTTACTATCAAATGCAGACTAGAAGTGCAGATGAACCTATGACGACCTACGTCACATGTGTAAACTGCAACAACCATTGGAAATTCTGCTAG